The DNA window TCAAGCCCCTAACATCTCACTTTctcagaaaaaacacattacCCAATAAATACCCAGAACTGTTTCTTAAATATCCTCATACCATGGTAATCTTTATGCCCAAAGGACCTCAGAGGGTCTCCTgataatctttatttttttgcaaagtaaGTGTGGGGCATTTCACTTGTTTTAACACAAGTTCTCAACCCTGTCTTTATGCAATACTCATGTGTCTGAGGGAACAAGAAACACTGGAAGTGGTGAAAAACTaaaactgtgttaaaaaaacctgagacAGTCTGTCCACTtgtaagaaaaaagttattttgtcctttttgttttgtgtctgCCTGCATGAATGTTAAATCCCAGTGAGATTATTTCACTTCACTTACTGCTGTTTGTGTGGCTGTTTTAATCTGCTTGTATGTAACACCTTTGTTCTCATGTTCTGTTGACGCTGGTTCCGTGTTTATACACATGTACCCAACCCAGGTGAAAGTTGTTCTGCACGGTCATTAAAGACAGCTTTGCATTCCTTCTGGTTTCTCATAATCCCCAGGCCcggaaagaaatgtaatttggaAATTGAGGGAgggtgtttttctgtctttagagAACTGAAGCAAAATGTCTGGCTCTGCTGGGTTAATTCAATTCTtatctgtccatccatccatatTCCCATTTCCAGTATACCTAACTGGAAGACTCAAGAGTTGATAAAGTTTCGCCCCCAAGAGCTGATAAAGTTTAACCCCCATTGTATCTAGAAAAGATAACACTTCTACTGTGCTTTCCCTCCTGGCTGGTTCCTGAGTAAGGAGATGCTATGCTCTTCTCAGCTGACCACCGGAAGCTGAGCACTTTATTACTAGAGGTACTGCTGCAGCATAGACTTTGTTCATATTTTACCTTAGTTTTCATCATTATCAGATGTTTTAGCATATGTTGCTATTCAGTTTCTGTGACCTGAGTTGAGGAATGttctcttctgtctcttcaGGCAGAGCAGTCAGTAGCAGAGCTGACAGGGGCTCAGAATAAATTGAGCGCTGAAGTAGCCGATCTACATGTTGCAACAGCGAACATGAGCGGTATCAATGAAGCTCTTGCATTGGATAAAGTGCAGTTGAACAAACTTGTGCTGCAGGTGAGCAGAGTTGCCAAAGATCTTGCCAGGCATTCATCTCCAGCTGGGGCTTCTTCTCAGACTTCTTGCCTTCCGACAGCATGACTGACTGACTATGGAAATGGTGTTCCTTTTTCTGCCCAAGCCAAACCTTCTTCGTAGTAaatcttactgtattttatttcctctgtccTTCTGTGATTGTAGCTGGAGCAAGAGAGTGAAGTTCTGTCAGGTAAAGTGGCCGAGATGGAGAGAGCAAGGATCTCTGACCAGGAGGGGCTGAACTTGTGTGAAAGAACAAACAAAGAGCTCTGCGCAGAGAAAGCCcacctggagcagctgctgaagaaagcagaggagcaaCAGAACATCATTGCAAGACTTCTGCTCAGGGACTGTGTAGTGTTTTGGAGAAATAAGtgtactgaaaaaataaaaccagagaaaaggTCTCTGTATACAGTACAGAGACCGAGAGGAACAACCTAACGTGGAGGGCTGTGTGGAGACTGACAAGGCATGCTGTGACGGAGTGctgtggaaaaggaagaaattttacCTGCTCATCAGGTTCATCCTGCTTTTCCAGGCCTATGACTGACCCCATCCACACAAAGCAAGCACCAGTTTTGTCCCACCACTGCTTCTGCTGGAGAACCTGCAGTGACCACTGTGCTCTGAACTTTTATCTTATGTTGGGACTCCTGCCTTGAACCAAGCCCCCTGCCACAGTTCACCTGCTACAGCAGGTCCCCAACTTGGTTCCTCCTGAGGCCGTTTGCTGTACACCGGTCCTGCTACCTCAGGTCATCACTTCTGGCGGATCTGGCTGTTGAATGCAATGGCTGTCTCTCAGGAGATCGATGGTCCAGAGATATTAGTGCCAAGTTGAGGTTCAGAGACCGATCCAGCTTCCGGGTCTCTGCCTCCAGAACAGCAGCTTTGGGCTCCCTGACCACAGCTGCTAAGGAGTAGGACAGCTCTTGGTGAAGGTCTGACAGCTCCTGGCTGGTCTTTGCACAGCACTCGATATAGTCCTGCTTGTATTTTCGTTCCTGTGCCAGCTGCGTCTGCAGAAGGGACACCTGAAAGAGGCAAAAGGCCGAGCTCAGACAAGCCCACGCTGTTAGGACCATCCGTAGCCCCACGGTACCGGCTGCCAGGGAAGACGCACCCGCTAACTCCAGCCCTGACAAACACGCTGTCCTTGTGGAAGGGGAAGCAACAGGTTCCCAGAGTCACCCTGAACTCAGCTCAGATCATCAACAATTCCAGTTTCTTTCTGGCATACCATTCATACGTACGCCACCAAGACATTACACGTATATCAGAGACAGAGGTTCCTATAGGATTTAGTAACCTAACTAAGGCttttggtctagtggagggtgtccctgcccatggcaagggggtggaactagatgggctttgaggtcccttccaacccaaaccattccatgattctatgattttttttttctttccaaaagtgaGATTTGCGCTACTGACACCCTAGTTCCACATGCTTTTTCCTCAGCAGGAGGACTACTGGTTACACAAGGTGCTGAAGATCTGTTCTGTTATGATCTAGTTTAAAAACTTGACAGCTAGCCTATGAAAAAGGAGCAAACTCTGATTTTTTCCTAACTACAGAACATTTCACAAATGAGCAGAGCATAATCTGATGAACAAAACCCAGGGGGGAAATGAGCTGTAAAGGACTACTGAGGCCTTGAAACTCCTCAAATTCTATTCTGACAACATGGAGTTGTGCCTGCTGGGCTTTTTGGTGGGAGAGTACCTCCATTTTCCTGCTGAACTGCTGAAGTAGGTCCACAGTGCAGGCAGACACAACAGTCACAAGGGGAAGGGGGTTCAGTTAGTTCTCTGTAGCAACAGAACCTCAGACACTGAGGTTTCCTGGGAAAAACATCCTTAAAATATACCTTGATGGCTTCAGCAGTATTCCCGGCTCACTTGCCAGAGCTAAGCATCACGTACTTTACTCCCATAAACATTATACGCATTTTGCCCTGAACGCCTGTAAAGATTCACCTCTGCAGGGAGACTGGGGTGTACCAGACCCATAAAAGTACATGGGAGAGAAGTCTGGTGATGCCTGCCACTGCCAGTACTGCTGTCAAGGGAAGCAACACGGTTCAGTAGCTGGACCGTACGTTCTTATGCCGATACAACAGTGCTTAGGTCTCTGACTCGGTCCGATGTTGGGATCATGATTAGCACAGAACAGCAATACAAGAGTAACGATTGCCTGAAGGTGATAAGCTCTGGCACTGCCTCGGATCCCTGGAGCTCTGATATGATGCAAGCTCCACTGTTAATGGAGTCAAGCGAAAATGGAAGCAGTCAACAAGATGAGTAAGACTCAAGGCAAACTTagaatattctgtattttcGGGCGCGTTGTAGTTTTCCAAATTTCCTCTGATCCCTCTCCCACCCTGCCTGACCTTTAGGCAAGTCACAGACTAGACCTAGATGAATGATGTTGTTTGGCCACGGCCCACGGCTGCATCTGACTGGGTATTTCCACTGCCCGGTGCACTCACTTCCTGACAGCCAAACCAAACTCGGGCTGTAGCATCATGCAAAGTCGTGCCCAGCAGTACGGCCACAGCAGCTACTGATGAGAGCTTTCCCACTCCTCACCTGCTTCTGCAACTCAGCTAATCGACTGCAGCAAGTGTGAGGCTCCTCCTGTGGAGAAAATGCAAGGATCTCTTTTTAGTCTCCAGTGTGatcagggacatggtttatgTTTGACTTCTGTTAGGTGTgtcctggggggctgctgccgctgGGATTTGCCATTGTTCCTCTGTATGGCCAGACCCTCCTCCCACCGAGTACGATGCTGTTCTCACCTGTCGAGAAGCAGGCACCTTGTGCtggtcagagagagaaaagccgCACGCATCTGGCAGCGACCGACTACCATAATCTCTCTTCAGTCTCCTCCGTTCACGTTCCACCTGCGCGTTGGATAAGAGAAAGTGTCACAGAAACCTGCCACCAAACAAGGAGCAAAAGGACCTCTGGACATCATGGCAAGGAAATGTCTACTCAGAGACTGTTAATTGCACCAGAGAATGTTGGGGGCAAAAAGCAGTCAATGTAGactatggaagagaaaaagcaagaagaaacagTTCCTGACACAAGAGAGTCAAATCTGTGTGTCCACAGGGGGaagtgggagagggaagggaacaAGCAGAGGACTCCAAAATGTGGTCTGTGGAAGTGTGTTGTGTTCCAGAGGACCGTGAGGCTTTGCAGAGGCACCTGCTCAAGAGTCCTCCTGAGCTCAGCATTGAGTTGCTTCAGCTCTGTCTTCTCAAGTTCCAGCTTTGCAACTGCTCGCTGCAGACGTTCCAGCCGCTGTGACAGGAGTCTCTTCTCCGAGAGCCAGGGGAGCTGCTCCCCTTCTGCAGTAGCCTGCTGGGTACACAGAGAGGAGATCGTGAGAGCTGGTGCCACAGAAAGCTTAGAAGGGCCAGAAGCAACAGGTCGTGGCAAGTGACCACACTCAGGAACAGACAGTGCTAAgtcccttcttctcctcctgctccacaggccAAAACAACACACTCTCTTCCTAGGGGCCTCCTCCAGATCACCTTGGAGAAATCCACACAAACTTGCCTTCATGCATTTTGGACTGCGGCACAAGTACATCCTGAATGCACAACGAAGCCTTTAACCTGATCAGGCAATGGTACAAATTCCATTCTTTTTAATACATCAGAAAAGCTGTACCTCAGAAATCTAAGGGGACCTTGAGTTACAGAAACCATCTGAGGATGGAGGAGAAATGAAACATACTATTTCTGAGAAAACTGTTCATCTTCCCAGAACTGTTGCCAGAGATCTTGTGATACCACCACATAATCTTGTGACTAGTAACCAAATAACTTCTTGCTTGTCCACAACTAATAGAACATGTACAATCAGAAACAGTAGATCTCTGAAAGCATTCTCTAAGCACCATCAGTgtagctgctctccagccgtcaTTATAAAATTCTACTAAGTTTAGTACATTAGTTTGGTCAACGATGCCCTTTCCATGCCAAATTCTAACCACGGCAAGTTGGCTAAGCTTGCCTAGATAGGAGAGAACCAACTAGCCATCCCCAGCTTTTGGCCTGGAGTTAATTTTAACAGCAAGCTCCGTAGTTCTGTCAGTAGTTCTGGGCTGGACAGAAAACATTCTAGCAGGCGAATGGTCTCTGGCCGGAGCTACACAGACAGGCAagcctgctggctgcagccataGTTTCTGTGGCCAAGCTGGTCATAGATTTGCAGGAATATGTATTCCTGTATCTTTATGGGAAACATCATTTGAATCCTTTATAGACATTTTAGTTGACTGATGATCAGTCACGCTGCCTACCTCATGATGAAACCGGTCCGTGTCCCTCTCTGAAACCATACTCTGCAGGACGGCTATTTCTCCCCTCAGAGTCCCATTGGCCATTTCACTCTTGGTCAGGGCAAGAGTCAGTGCTTGTGCCTTCTCTTTCCATTcaatttctctgctttcagtcTGCTTCAAAATAGCAATCACACGCTCCAATTCTTCCCCCTTTGCTTTCCGCTCATCTTCCAGTTGTTGGGTTAGctccttctgcctttgcaagGAACGGTCTCTCTCCTGGAGAACCCTCCTCTTCTcggcttcctcttcctcccatttctggagtttctgaatttgtttctttaGGGTCTCCCCTTCATCTTTCCATCTCAAAGCTGACGTTAATTGTTTCAGGAGTTCACTCTGCTTCCTAAGCTCTTGTTCTCTCCCTGTCAGAGTCTTCTCTAAATACCTGACTCTGTCTCTCTGGTACTTGATCTCTTCATCCTTCTTTGTCAGAGTCTGCTGAACATGCTGGAGATCTTCACGAAGACctcttatttcctcttctttttgctCACCTTGAGCCTTGGTCTCTCGTTCCCTCTCAGGCAAGGCTTCTTCCAGGAGCTTCTCTTGCTCTCTGTGATGTCTGACCTCTTCATCCTTCTCAGTTAGCCTAAGCTGGAGATTTTGCAAGGTCTTCAGTTCTTCTTGGTGCTGGAGTTTTTGCATAAGAGTTTTATTGTCTTCATCTCTCTTCCTCACCACTTCCTCAAGCAGATTCACTTGCTTCTGGCACGATGTTAGTGCTGCTTCCATGCTTTTGTCACAAAGCTGGGACATGTTCATTTGCTCTGTCTGCCTGAGGAACTCCAAATGGTTCTCCTTCAGTATTTGGCTCATTTTGTCTAGATCCTGCTCTAGACTCTTGGCCCGCTTGCCTTCTAACTCCTTCTGCTCTCGAAGGTGCTGGACATGCTCTTGCAAAGACACTATCTGTTGATCTCTAGCTTCTAGAGAAGATTCAGCATATTCCAGTTTTTGCAGCACAGCTTTAGTCTGCATCACTGCCTCCTCCTTTTGCTGTTGAAGCTGAGAAATAGCCTCCTCCAGAACCcctatctttttttctctttctttcagagTCAGTTTTATTGCTTGCAGATTTGTTTGCTCAGCTTcatgcttttcctcctgttccttGCATGCCTCACATGGCTTTCTAAGGGATAcaatttcttgttctttctcctttagGGCCTCTTCCAGATGCTGCagaatttccttctgctctccagagtcttgttctgctttttggaAGGTCGCAATCAGTTCCTTCTGAGATTCAATCAtgaaatccttttctttcagtattgcCATAGTGTATTCTAAGTCTCTGCGTAAGACCTTCAgctgttcttctgttttttcctcgTAGCTCCTTGTTTGTTGCTTTTGGGTGTCTATGagtctgtccttttcttttaaggctTCTAAGGCCTGCTCCAGTTGGTCACGGACAGTCCTTAACTGCATTTCCATGACTTCTTCAGCTTCctggatttgcttttcttgtgacTCAAGCTCTTGATCTTTTTGAGACAAAGCAAGTGTCATCTTTTCTACTTTACCGTGAAGCTCTTGCAGGTACCCCTCTTGCTGTTCCTTGTACTGCTGCAAGAGTCTTAACTGATGCCTTTGAGAATCACACTCGCTCTCTCTGTCCTTAAGAGCTGCCCTCAGGTGTTCGAGGCTTGCGTGCAGAGATTTCACctgttctctctccctttccagtTCTTGGATCTGCTGAGTCAGAGACATAAGCTCCAAGTTTCTCTCCTCCAAGTTTCCTCTCAGACAATCAAGATCCACGACCAGATTTCTCACTTGTGATGTACCATGTTGTTCTAGAATCATTATCTTCCCCTTCTGGAATTTGATCTCCTggtccctctcctccagctctttgcTCATCTTGCTCACAGCAGTCCTCTGCATTTGTCgctgcttctccagctcctgtATCTGTTCATGCTGGGATCCAATCTCCTggtccctctcctccagctctttgcTCATCTTGCTCACAGCAGTCCTTTGCAattcttgctgcttctccagctcctgtATCTGTTCTTGCTGGGCTCTGATCTCCTggtccctctcctccagctctttgcTCATCTTGCTCACAGCAGTCCTCTGTATTTCTCgctgcttctccagctcctgtATCTGTTCATGCTGGGCTCTGATCTCCTggtccctctcctccagctctttgcTCATCTTGCTGATAGCAGTCCTCTGCATTTGTCGCTGTTTCTCCAGCTCCTGTATCTCTTCTTGCTGGGCTCTGATCTCCTggtccctctcctccagctctttgcTCATCTTGCTGATAGCAGTCCTCTGTATTTCTCgctgcttctccagctcctgtATCTCTTCTTGCTGGGCTCTGATCTCCTggtccctctcctccagctctttgcTCATCTTGCTCACAGCAGTCCTCTGTATTTGTCgctgcttctccagctcctgtATCTCTTCTTGCTGGGCTCTGATCTCCTggtccctctcctccagctctttgcTCATCTTGCTCACAGCAGTCCTCTGTATTTGTCgctgcttctccagctcctgtATCTCTTCTTGCTGGGCTCTGATCTCCTGGTCcctctcttccagctctttgCTCATCTTGCTCACAGCAGTCCTCTGtatttcttgctgcttctctaGCTCCTGTATCTCTTCTTGCTGGGCTCTGATCTCCTggtccctctcctccagctctttgcTCATCTTGCTCACAGCAGTCCTCTGTATTTGTCgctgcttctccagctcctgtATCTCTTCTTGCTGGGCTCTGATCTCCTggtccctctcctccagctctttgcTCATCTTGCTCACAGCAGTCCTCTGTATTTCTCgctgcttctccagctcctgtATCTCTTCTTGCTGGGCTCTGATCTCCTGGTCtctctcttccagctctttgCTCATCTTGCTCACAGCAGTCCTCTGTATTTCTCgctgcttctccagctcctgtATCTCTTCTTGCTGGGCTCTGATCTCCTGGTCtctctcttccagctctttgCTCATTTTGTTTACCGcaattctttgtttttcttgctgcttctccagctcctgtATGTGTTCTTGCTGGGattctgtcttctgttttttctctgttatgtCCTTAATAACCCGATCAAGAGTAGttttatgcatttctttctgcttttccagcattCCCATCTGTTCCTGGTATAACTTcgtctcttcctccctctctgacAGGATGGCAGTCATACGAGTGAGATTCTCCTGCAAAGCTTTTACCTCTGCTGCCTCTTTCTTTAGTGTCTGGATTTTCTCCCACTGCGTTTCCacttcctcatttttcatttttaagatagACAATGTAGTTTGGAGTTCTTGTTCAAGGGAGTGATTCATATCTGTCGCTGTATTTGCTCGGGTTTCAGAGGCTGTGACTGATTCCTGAAGAAGTTTTATCTCCCATACCAGTTTTTCTTTAAGTGCTTGCAGCCTGTCCCGTTCATGCTgcaaaacaaggaggaaaagatTCAGTAATTCCATCTAtgtatgtttggtttttacACTGGATTTGAACTCCTGCTCCAGTggcagtcaagggctgaagtTTGAGCTTTTAGTAGAAAATTCGAGCCATTCAGTTGGTTTCCCTGTTTGATGTAAATTTTCTACTGTCACTCCAAAACTGCAGCCAGGATGTAAAATCCAGACTAAGCATGATTTAGGCGGTGCCATGTTCTCTCTAttaggaagggaagagagaacacttcatttactttatttttttcttttttttttttttgacctctGCTCTGTAGGATTTTCATGGTACCATCCTCTAGAACGCCACTGTCCCCTCTTGAAGGAGTAATGGTCAGATCACAGTCTGTCATTCTGTTTGAAATCAGGACTAGTTTTCTCCTTACAGATATACATATTTAGCTGGATCAGCACTTCCAATTCTCAAATATCTCTATTTTCTCCCCATTGCCTGCTCTCAAATGGGCAATGCTGAACAGCTTTATATTATTAGTAAACTTTGCCTTCTCACCCCTTTTTCCAGATGCAGATACTTAGAACTCTAAATAAGGATTTGGACACAAATAATTGCTCAAACCACACAATGTAAATagagaaaagtttgaaaattactttgacTTAAGCTTCAAGGACAGAAATCTTCAGAATTCAGGAAAATACACACCCTGAATCACAACGGAGTTGTATATGACTACGGCATCTTTTCCTACTTATTCAGAAGAATGTCACAGGAAAAGttaaaccaaaaaacaaccactgCTATAAATaatattcttctgcttttgtagTGGTCTGTGGTCTCTCCACAATAGTCTGTGATATTGGTCATCTTAACGATCTCTCCTTTCTGGACTGTCCTTTCTTACCCAAGGTGATGACCCTGCTAACTCAGCTACATGGCCTGGCAGGAAAGCAAAAGTCTGGGAAACAAGGAATGGTGAGTGGAAGGAAGTGGAAAATGAGAGAAACTTGGTCAGCATTTGCATATTCTGTATCTGCTCAGATTTGGACTGAACCGGTACAAGACCGCCCAAAATCAGCTCTCCACTGGAAAAAGCTGCTCTTTAGAACTATTAACAGAAGGCcaaaaaatatgtaagaaatGGCCCTTCATGGCATCTGCCAGCCTCACCAGGACAtcctgtctttgtttctcagtgGTCTCGAGTTTCCTTTCCAAAGACGCCACCTCTTGATGCAGAGTCATAGCCTCCTCCTTTAGAGCAGCGGCCTCTTCCTGGAAGGCAGCCTGTAGAGAGCTGTTCTTGTGCTCTGCcatctgtctctctgcagcagtaaagatgaaggagaaggtgaaaagcaaagcaaaaccaaacttaTTTGCATCCTACAGAGAAAACATCATTTTCTTATCTGCCTGTCTGTGTTTTCCAGGCCCTAAGCCCACAAGGACTTTCAAAGCAGACATAAATAAAGGAAACTTCCaggcagagaataaaaaaaggagaatgaaagTGGCAAGGTTCAGAAGAGtatgaaaatgtgtttgctCTTCTGCTTGTTGAAAGGCCAAGGTTAAGGGCATAGCAGGACATCACCCACAGTGTTAGAAGCAGGTAGAACCAACACTCATGAAACAAGGACAGAGGCAGTAGGTGAGAGTCAGATCTAGTGtcctgaaggaaaaggaagaagaagcaAAAGTGAAGGCTGACTATGACACAGTTAATTGACCCGGAAGACTTAACAGACCTTagagaaaagaacagatgtGGAGAGTGGGAAAACAATGACAGAGAAAGGAGCAGGGATGCCTATCCAGCTATGATATAGAGAGGCCGATAGCCCTGGAGGCTCTGGGATGGCCTGGAGATTAGAGGAAGAGGTGACTATATACATGTGAAAATCAGTTTATAGACAAACCCAACGTGAACATATTACCAAAGGCGTAAGTAAGAAGTGGCTAGGGAAGTAAGAAATGGTGTTTGCTATGGCTGTGAGCTCAGACACCCAATCAGTATCAgcaagaaaacaggaaacaaggATGCAGAAGCAAAGGTACCGGAGAacttggaaaagcagcagaagaaaggatgCAGGAGCTTAACACTGAGCTAATGCTCTGTGAATCTGCCATGTAAGAGGACAAGGAAGTCAATAAAGACAAGGCTTTTTGCAGGTTGGTGCTTTTAAAGAGCATAtggagaaggatgctgtgaggcaTCAAGCTACACCTACTAAGCAGTGACATGCGATCTGAAAGGCACCACCTTTCACCTGGCAGCACAGCTAGATGCACTGCCAGCCACCGGACCTTTCTCTAGAACAAGTTTTTGTTGGTAATTCTATACATAAGTTTCATGcttgttgtttttctcctcttcccatcTCCAGGCATCGCACTTTTCCTCTGTCTGGTATCAGAGATCCCTGCTGGTGAGACAGGACAGGGTCAGTGGGTTGGAAAGGAGCAGTTGTACCTTCCTGGCTTTGAGCCAACTGTTTCTGCAGCTCGTGATTGTGGGCACTGAAA is part of the Grus americana isolate bGruAme1 chromosome 17, bGruAme1.mat, whole genome shotgun sequence genome and encodes:
- the LOC129214066 gene encoding centrosome-associated protein CEP250-like isoform X2, which produces MAAGAGEAARSQVSLQRWLQSSQEAQQRQAVLVRKLQAKVLQYRTRCRELEQQVQAGGGSLPGRWEATEDHSLEKALLQLEEEQQRCENLAEVNTLLREHLDKANEVNSALKEDVGKLTADWMRAREELELKESEWRNECELYDSYLRGERNRLLSLWRQVVTFRRHFLEMKTATDRDLSELKAEQMRLSGSILVNCSRLKSGMQLRESVTLGRPVLKDQAQQQADQERSQKTWEVKEDQEKKELQDRVMELSALLVQSQKQNEEKEKTMKTLNDTVEILEASRLEKEYEASLTKSAKEENLSLQKLIKDITEVVLDDSDSMVSITRTDSSQHTESSNILSCLSSVDAEHTFVLIQEALARRRGATQALKEELSARQDSIDFLQQQHRQQEQKCRKLQQRLEQLEEECKMSSSHRQHLQSLVEALSSDCANLEKTREDLQQQLEVMEQEASCLRQSNTELQLKEDTAQGEKLEQQEMMERARRDQELLLKDLAALEGKHSLLQSELVVARETLEESRLQTDLLKQEKQELAMALEKAEQSVAELTGAQNKLSAEVADLRVATANMSGINEALALDKVQLNKLVLQLEQESEVLSGKVAEMERARISDQEGLNLCERTNKELCAEKAHLEQLLKKAEEHQEGLRVELTILAEEKEETQEKLSQVYRQQESSSSGLEQLRQESSRQGHALARVSKEKELLVREKAALEVRLAAVERDRQGLSEQLAETRSAKETLESSLFEAQQHSSQLEISRHQLEIQLHTVAQAKEVIQGEVKCLQCELEAERSLRRQEREHMAQRLLQTEQQYETTLRLRQTDHEAEMNKLLQDLASEREGHHSELEEMLEQWKKEKTETEGEHEKKLFDMKQKVATMQAQQEEERIRVENAKQEVLLEKESEKDALLETLLQTRGELREACQQLEQLRQEVEEQRENGQNITEKLQAELQEGQSKIEAVENRHKEEIKTIKEEMNSLLQQRDALQKQVEELTSQLAASEESQQMIGHKAQQDLSEAQELSRQKVLEVIHLQKILEEKRKQWEEVENQNKELQVCLQSLEGERSHWEEVEHHNTEFQASLKVLESEKARLTLSLEEKELSLRTLEENNLAQHNEVSQLLSALHQAQQLHSDHRREIQELNNQIQSLQDVVLEKEAGLAAREKQLLQELEESRTDERCLRDSLCALEAEMSELRLRLCSAENRAKALAIECQQANSAHGEAQSQLDKLHLVLHRMICDSRDSVTLSSEQGHVWGLTVSQARDLPAELTVDRVAAALQDLHQHLKQTQQDLNDARKKIQGLELELSKRQDERDHFSAHNHELQKQLAQSQEERQMAEHKNSSLQAAFQEEAAALKEEAMTLHQEVASLERKLETTEKQRQDVLHERDRLQALKEKLVWEIKLLQESVTASETRANTATDMNHSLEQELQTTLSILKMKNEEVETQWEKIQTLKKEAAEVKALQENLTRMTAILSEREEETKLYQEQMGMLEKQKEMHKTTLDRVIKDITEKKQKTESQQEHIQELEKQQEKQRIAVNKMSKELEERDQEIRAQQEEIQELEKQREIQRTAVSKMSKELEERDQEIRAQQEEIQELEKQREIQRTAVSKMSKELEERDQEIRAQQEEIQELEKQRQIQRTAVSKMSKELEERDQEIRAQQEEIQELEKQQEIQRTAVSKMSKELEERDQEIRAQQEEIQELEKQRQIQRTAVSKMSKELEERDQEIRAQQEEIQELEKQRQIQRTAVSKMSKELEERDQEIRAQQEEIQELEKQREIQRTAISKMSKELEERDQEIRAQQEEIQELEKQRQMQRTAISKMSKELEERDQEIRAQHEQIQELEKQREIQRTAVSKMSKELEERDQEIRAQQEQIQELEKQQELQRTAVSKMSKELEERDQEIGSQHEQIQELEKQRQMQRTAVSKMSKELEERDQEIKFQKGKIMILEQHGTSQVRNLVVDLDCLRGNLEERNLELMSLTQQIQELEREREQVKSLHASLEHLRAALKDRESECDSQRHQLRLLQQYKEQQEGYLQELHGKVEKMTLALSQKDQELESQEKQIQEAEEVMEMQLRTVRDQLEQALEALKEKDRLIDTQKQQTRSYEEKTEEQLKVLRRDLEYTMAILKEKDFMIESQKELIATFQKAEQDSGEQKEILQHLEEALKEKEQEIVSLRKPCEACKEQEEKHEAEQTNLQAIKLTLKEREKKIGVLEEAISQLQQQKEEAVMQTKAVLQKLEYAESSLEARDQQIVSLQEHVQHLREQKELEGKRAKSLEQDLDKMSQILKENHLEFLRQTEQMNMSQLCDKSMEAALTSCQKQVNLLEEVVRKRDEDNKTLMQKLQHQEELKTLQNLQLRLTEKDEEVRHHREQEKLLEEALPERERETKAQGEQKEEEIRGLREDLQHVQQTLTKKDEEIKYQRDRVRYLEKTLTGREQELRKQSELLKQLTSALRWKDEGETLKKQIQKLQKWEEEEAEKRRVLQERDRSLQRQKELTQQLEDERKAKGEELERVIAILKQTESREIEWKEKAQALTLALTKSEMANGTLRGEIAVLQSMVSERDTDRFHHEATAEGEQLPWLSEKRLLSQRLERLQRAVAKLELEKTELKQLNAELRRTLEQVERERRRLKRDYGSRSLPDACGFSLSDQHKVPASRQEEPHTCCSRLAELQKQVSLLQTQLAQERKYKQDYIECCAKTSQELSDLHQELSYSLAAVVREPKAAVLEAETRKLDRSLNLNLALISLDHRSPERQPLHSTARSARSDDLR